One stretch of Chryseobacterium sp. LJ668 DNA includes these proteins:
- the acs gene encoding acetate--CoA ligase: MRNYLIEDLPHYFEEYKKSIKNPKKFWDKIADQNFVWYQRWSKVVKYDMNEARISWFKNAKLNITKNCLDRHLTVRGEKTAIIWEPNDPKEKAQHITYNELYTRVNKTANVLRELGIEKGDRVCIYLPMIPELAITMLACAKLGAIHSVIFAGFSASAVVSRVNDCGAKMVITSDGSYRGNKVLDLKSIIDEALEKCPTVEKTLVVKRTDNEVKMKEGRDFWMEDFYNKASADFVTVIMDAEDPLFILYTSGSTGKPKGMLHTSAGYMVYTAYTFKNVFSYQENDIYWCTADIGWITGHSYILYGPLLNGATTVIFEGIPTYPEPDRFWEVIEKHKITQFYTAPTAIRSLAKESSDWVDKHDLSSLKVIGSVGEPINEEAWHWFNDHVGKKKCPIVDTWWQTETGGIMISPLPFVTPTKPTYATLPLPGVQPVLMDDKRNEITGNQVTGNLCIRFPWPGIARTIWGDHQRYKETYFTAFPGKYFTGDGALRDEVGYYRITGRVDDVVIVSGHNLGTAPIEDSINEHPAVAESAIVGFPHDIKGSALYGFVILKDSGAGRQKDNLKKEINQLISDQIGPIAKLDKIQFVSGLPKTRSGKIMRRILRKIAEGDFSNFGDTSTLLNPEIVEEIKNERI; the protein is encoded by the coding sequence ATGAGAAATTATCTAATAGAAGATTTACCCCATTATTTCGAAGAGTATAAAAAGTCTATCAAAAATCCTAAAAAATTCTGGGACAAGATTGCTGATCAGAACTTTGTGTGGTACCAAAGATGGAGCAAGGTGGTAAAATATGACATGAATGAAGCCAGAATTTCGTGGTTTAAAAATGCTAAATTAAATATTACAAAAAACTGCCTCGACAGGCACCTTACCGTAAGAGGTGAAAAAACAGCAATCATTTGGGAACCAAACGATCCAAAGGAAAAAGCACAACATATTACATATAACGAATTGTATACTCGGGTCAATAAAACAGCAAACGTTTTGCGTGAGTTGGGCATAGAAAAAGGAGACAGAGTCTGTATTTATCTTCCGATGATTCCTGAATTGGCAATTACCATGTTGGCCTGTGCAAAATTAGGCGCCATTCATTCTGTTATTTTTGCAGGCTTTTCGGCATCTGCTGTAGTTTCCCGAGTCAATGACTGTGGAGCCAAAATGGTAATTACCTCAGACGGAAGCTATCGGGGAAATAAAGTTTTAGATTTAAAATCGATTATTGATGAAGCTTTAGAAAAATGTCCTACCGTAGAAAAGACTCTGGTCGTAAAAAGAACTGACAACGAAGTCAAAATGAAAGAAGGCAGAGACTTCTGGATGGAAGATTTTTACAACAAGGCTTCTGCAGATTTTGTCACCGTTATTATGGATGCAGAAGATCCTTTATTCATCCTGTACACTTCCGGATCAACAGGCAAACCAAAAGGCATGCTTCATACATCGGCTGGATATATGGTTTATACAGCATACACATTTAAAAATGTATTCAGCTATCAGGAAAATGATATTTATTGGTGTACTGCAGATATCGGCTGGATTACAGGGCATTCATACATTCTTTACGGGCCATTACTCAACGGCGCAACGACTGTTATTTTTGAAGGAATTCCTACATACCCAGAACCGGATAGATTTTGGGAAGTGATTGAAAAACATAAAATTACACAGTTTTACACAGCCCCGACAGCGATTCGTTCTTTGGCAAAAGAAAGTTCAGATTGGGTTGACAAACATGATTTAAGCTCATTGAAAGTGATCGGATCTGTCGGCGAACCCATTAACGAAGAAGCATGGCATTGGTTTAACGATCACGTTGGGAAGAAAAAATGCCCGATCGTCGATACATGGTGGCAAACGGAAACTGGCGGAATTATGATCTCACCCCTTCCTTTTGTAACGCCTACAAAACCAACCTACGCAACACTGCCACTTCCAGGTGTTCAGCCTGTTTTAATGGATGATAAACGTAATGAAATTACTGGAAATCAGGTTACTGGAAATCTCTGCATCCGTTTTCCATGGCCCGGAATAGCAAGAACCATTTGGGGAGATCATCAAAGATATAAAGAAACCTACTTTACAGCCTTTCCCGGAAAATATTTCACTGGTGACGGTGCTTTGAGGGATGAAGTGGGATATTACAGAATCACCGGTCGTGTAGATGACGTGGTGATTGTTTCCGGTCACAATTTAGGAACTGCTCCTATTGAAGACAGCATTAATGAACATCCTGCCGTTGCAGAATCTGCGATTGTAGGGTTTCCCCATGATATTAAAGGAAGTGCATTGTATGGTTTCGTAATTCTTAAAGATAGCGGTGCAGGACGTCAGAAAGACAATCTAAAAAAAGAAATTAATCAGTTGATTTCTGATCAAATCGGGCCCATTGCAAAATTGGATAAAATTCAGTTTGTTTCCGGATTGCCAAAAACACGTTCGGGAAAAATTATGCGCAGAATTCTAAGAAAAATCGCAGAGGGAGATTTCAGTAATTTTGGTGATACTTCTACTCTTTTGAATCCTGAAATTGTGGAGGAGATCAAGAATGAAAGAATTTAG
- a CDS encoding aspartate carbamoyltransferase catalytic subunit produces the protein MFTITELSTEKINRILTEALAFANGKTAKIEGEVFCSNLFFEDSTRTKTSFDIAERKLGLQVVPFDASNSSVNKGESLYDTVKTIESLGVNLVVIRDKKDRYFDELKNISIPVINGGDGTGNHPSQCLLDLLTIYQEFGKFEGLKIGIVGDVKHSRVANSNAEALRRLGAKVYFSGPEQWFDEGALINGTYLSVDEMIHEVDVLMLLRIQHERHDSKMSFSASEYHRKYGLTKEREKTMKKEAIIMHPAPINRGVEIDTDLVECERSRIFKQMQNGVFARMAILKNALEEKGFSFK, from the coding sequence ATGTTTACGATTACCGAACTAAGTACAGAGAAAATCAACAGGATACTTACTGAAGCTTTAGCTTTTGCCAACGGAAAAACTGCTAAAATTGAAGGTGAAGTTTTCTGTTCCAATCTTTTCTTTGAAGACAGTACAAGAACCAAAACAAGCTTCGATATTGCAGAAAGAAAATTGGGTCTGCAGGTCGTTCCGTTTGATGCATCCAACAGTTCTGTCAACAAAGGTGAAAGTTTATATGATACGGTAAAAACAATCGAAAGTTTAGGCGTAAATCTGGTCGTAATCAGAGATAAAAAAGACCGGTATTTTGATGAATTAAAAAATATCAGCATTCCTGTCATCAATGGTGGCGACGGAACGGGTAATCACCCTTCGCAATGCTTGCTCGATCTTCTGACCATTTATCAGGAATTCGGAAAATTTGAAGGTTTAAAAATTGGAATCGTAGGCGATGTAAAACACAGTCGTGTAGCCAATTCCAATGCAGAAGCTTTAAGAAGATTAGGCGCAAAAGTGTATTTCTCAGGACCTGAACAATGGTTTGATGAAGGCGCACTGATCAATGGAACTTATCTTTCAGTAGACGAAATGATTCATGAAGTAGATGTTCTAATGTTATTGAGAATCCAGCACGAAAGACACGATTCAAAAATGAGTTTCTCAGCTTCAGAATACCATAGAAAATATGGATTGACGAAAGAGAGAGAAAAAACAATGAAAAAAGAAGCGATCATCATGCATCCCGCACCAATTAATAGGGGAGTAGAAATTGACACCGATTTGGTCGAATGTGAACGCTCAAGAATTTTCAAGCAAATGCAAAACGGAGTCTTCGCAAGAATGGCGATTTTAAAAAATGCTTTGGAAGAGAAAGGGTTCTCTTTTAAGTAA